The Osmia lignaria lignaria isolate PbOS001 chromosome 14, iyOsmLign1, whole genome shotgun sequence genome has a window encoding:
- the Timp gene encoding tissue inhibitor of metalloproteases isoform X2, translated as MWRLRFWTYLLLIALSLAPVQRVMACSCMRSHPQTQFCNSDFVALVRVKKEIPMNEHEIGYNVKTSKIFKVNSSKSYYALKKNVLWTSSSDGMCGVRLKIGETYVVSGTTNGDRARISICGLSLQWRTVPSRQRKAFKQLYRHGCNCSIHYTPWWTKGAVLENVGGKECLWESKPGPEDCQNDYGICMIAGGTCSWVNSVPYKNCIKEYQQKREQQRAREP; from the exons ATGTGGCGATTAAGGTTTTGGACGTACCTTCTGCTGATAGCGTTATCGCTAGCACCGGTGCAGAGGGTTATGGCGTGTTCTTGCATGAGAAGTCACCCCCAGACTCAATTTTGCAATTCAGATTTCG TTGCCTTGGTACGAGTGAAGAAGGAGATACCTATGAACGAGCACGAAATCGGCTACAACGTGAAAACCAGCAAAATCTTCAAG gtAAACAGCTCGAAATCGTATTACGCCCTTAAGAAAAATGTCCTATGGACCTCATCCTCGGACGGTATGTGCGGAGTGCGTCTTAAAATCGGAGAAACTTATGTTGTGAGTGGAACTACGAATGGCGATCGAGCTCGTATATCGATCTGTGGATTATCGCTTCAATGGCGAACTGTGCCTAGCAGGCAACGGAAAGCTTTCAAACAATTATATCGTCACGGTTGCAATTGCAGT atcCATTATACACCATGGTGGACCAAGGGAGCGGTTCTGGAGAACGTGGGAGGAAAAGAGTGTCTATGGGAAAGTAAACCAGGCCCTGAAGATTGCCAAAATGATTACGGCATATGCATGATTGCTGGAGGCACATGTTCATGGGTTAATTCCGTGCCTTACAAGAATTGCATCAAAGAGTATCAACAGAAACGCGAGCAGCAACGAGCACGAGAACCTTAA
- the LOC117605711 gene encoding uncharacterized protein LOC117605711, with translation MCFLLLVYLLLSVTAQDVTTEEVDCQVYNHLYVCLANGVLHSVSFEDVNAVQTIEDIELHLEGLGIQDIAKDAFVEVANSSALYIRDNHLSTISKHYFSPLDQLTYLDLKNNTLVDIEDGAFMKLHSLETLLLDYNNITSFRPAMWRGLGDLHELYATNNNIVLKRNMFKGLRHLETLALDSNEITEVPVGAFNGLPHIDLLYLSRNKISSLQPDVFRGLGEINELDLGRNQLRTISGGVFRYLKNLNSLWLNGNQIAMLKTDSFEGLDNLLLLFLNNNELRFVDMSAFARMKNVTVDPGFKIRGLIMDNVCKVQGRFRCENIEYQLPYECTKIEL, from the coding sequence ATGTGCTTCCTCTTGCTCGTTTATCTCCTGTTATCGGTCACCGCTCAAGACGTTACCACCGAGGAGGTGGATTGCCAAGTTTACAACCATCTATACGTTTGCCTGGCCAACGGTGTGTTGCACAGTGTCTCGTTCGAGGATGTCAACGCGGTGCAGACTATCGAGGACATAGAATTGCACCTAGAAGGTCTAGGTATCCAAGATATAGCCAAGGACGCTTTCGTCGAAGTGGCTAATTCCTCTGCCCTCTATATCCGTGACAATCACCTCTCAACCATCTCCAAACATTATTTCTCTCCTCTGGATCAACTGACCTACCTGGACCTGAAGAACAACACCCTCGTCGACATCGAAGACGGAGCTTTCATGAAATTGCACAGTTTAGAAACATTATTGTTGGACTACAACAATATCACCTCTTTCAGACCAGCCATGTGGAGAGGTCTAGGCGATCTTCACGAATTATACGCAACGAATAATAATATCGTACTGAAGAGGAACATGTTCAAAGGACTCAGACATCTGGAAACTCTGGCTTTGGATTCGAATGAAATCACGGAAGTACCGGTCGGAGCGTTCAATGGACTGCCTCATATCGATCTTTTATATTTGTCCAGAAATAAAATCTCCTCTTTGCAACCGGACGTATTTCGCGGACTCGGCGAGATCAACGAACTGGATCTGGGAAGAAACCAACTGAGAACTATTTCCGGAGGGGTTTTTCGGTATCTGAAGAACCTGAATTCTTTATGGCTGAATGGAAATCAGATCGCCATGCTGAAGACGGATAGCTTCGAGGGATTGGACAATTTGTTGCTTCTATTTCTGAACAACAATGAGCTACGTTTCGTCGACATGTCCGCGTTTGCTAGAATGAAGAACGTTACTGTCGATCCTGGTTTCAAGATACGTGGATTGATCATGGACAATGTTTGCAAAGTGCAAGGACGATTTCGATGTGAAAACATAGAATATCAATTGCCTTATGAGTGCACTAAGATAGaactataa
- the Timp gene encoding tissue inhibitor of metalloproteases isoform X1, with amino-acid sequence MMWRLRFWTYLLLIALSLAPVQRVMACSCMRSHPQTQFCNSDFVALVRVKKEIPMNEHEIGYNVKTSKIFKVNSSKSYYALKKNVLWTSSSDGMCGVRLKIGETYVVSGTTNGDRARISICGLSLQWRTVPSRQRKAFKQLYRHGCNCSIHYTPWWTKGAVLENVGGKECLWESKPGPEDCQNDYGICMIAGGTCSWVNSVPYKNCIKEYQQKREQQRAREP; translated from the exons ATG ATGTGGCGATTAAGGTTTTGGACGTACCTTCTGCTGATAGCGTTATCGCTAGCACCGGTGCAGAGGGTTATGGCGTGTTCTTGCATGAGAAGTCACCCCCAGACTCAATTTTGCAATTCAGATTTCG TTGCCTTGGTACGAGTGAAGAAGGAGATACCTATGAACGAGCACGAAATCGGCTACAACGTGAAAACCAGCAAAATCTTCAAG gtAAACAGCTCGAAATCGTATTACGCCCTTAAGAAAAATGTCCTATGGACCTCATCCTCGGACGGTATGTGCGGAGTGCGTCTTAAAATCGGAGAAACTTATGTTGTGAGTGGAACTACGAATGGCGATCGAGCTCGTATATCGATCTGTGGATTATCGCTTCAATGGCGAACTGTGCCTAGCAGGCAACGGAAAGCTTTCAAACAATTATATCGTCACGGTTGCAATTGCAGT atcCATTATACACCATGGTGGACCAAGGGAGCGGTTCTGGAGAACGTGGGAGGAAAAGAGTGTCTATGGGAAAGTAAACCAGGCCCTGAAGATTGCCAAAATGATTACGGCATATGCATGATTGCTGGAGGCACATGTTCATGGGTTAATTCCGTGCCTTACAAGAATTGCATCAAAGAGTATCAACAGAAACGCGAGCAGCAACGAGCACGAGAACCTTAA
- the Syn gene encoding synapsin, with protein MARDSSQSYQGGPDRPLQSQPTPVPASQTPVPGAPPPGATQQAGGDLSLNLRPGSRTTSAPSSPAKTRESLLQRVQSLTGAARDQGASILGAAVSGATRGPSYNKDRCFTLLVIDDQNTDWSKYFRGRRLHGDYEIRVEQAEFRELSLTASEAGTIVSMAVYRNGTKVIRSFKPDFVLIRQNLRDAGEDYKNLLLGLMYGGIPSVNNLTAIYNFQDKPWVFAHLLGLQRRLGKDNFPLIEQTFYPNHREMVSASRYPVVVKLGHAHGGVGKARAETNQEFLDLASLAALANVYCTSEPYIDTKYDVHVQKIGNNYKAFMRKSISGNWKSNTGSAMLEQLAVSERHRTWVDHVAQLFGGLDICAIELLVGKDGREYIIEVNDSALSLMGDSQEEDRRHIADLVTAKMQACCRPPSMLTKTASRGSMSGSSQATSPVEDRTAPPTAPLGSHGSMGSMASIGSLGSVGSTTALAGDTTTSDSHHQLQRRDSQASQSSTVSSAPSVGRRPEEVPTSRVPFHRQGSQSQSEDTEDTMKNLRKTFAGIFGDM; from the exons ATGGCCAGGGATTCGTCCCAATCGTATCAAGGGGGTCCCGATCGGCCTCTCCAATCTCAGCCAACCCCAGTACCAGCTAGCCAGACACCGGTACCTGGAGCACCTCCTCCAGGTGCCACTCAGCAGGCTGGAGGTGATCTCAGTCTGAACCTGAGGCCTGGATCGAGAACCACCAGTGCACCCTCCTCGCCAGCCAAAACCCGAGAGAGTTTGCTGCAGAGGGTGCAGAGTTTGACCGGGGCTGCTCGCGACCAG GGTGCATCCATCTTGGGAGCGGCAGTGTCCGGCGCAACGAGGGGGCCGTCTTACAACAAAGACCGATGTTTTACCTTGCTGGTAATCGATGACCAGAACACCGACTGGAGCAAGTACTTCCGGGGTCGTCGACTCCACGGTGATTACGAAATTCGGGTCGAACAGGCGGAATTTCGGGAATTGTCGTTGACGGCCAGCGAGGCTGGCACTATTGTGTCCATGGCAGTTTATCGTAACGGGACCAAAGTCATCCG ATCCTTCAAGCCTGATTTCGTCCTGATACGACAGAACCTTAGGGACGCGGGAGAAGATTATAAAAATCTTCTTCTTGGTTTGATGTACGGTGGTATACCAAGCGTTAACAATCTCACGGCAATTTATaactttcag GATAAACCTTGGGTGTTTGCGCATTTACTCGGTCTCCAGCGTCGTCTTGGAAAAGACAATTTCCCGTTGATCGAACAGACTTTCTATCCCAATCATCGTGAAATG GTAAGCGCATCTCGTTATCCGGTTGTGGTGAAACTCGGACACGCCCACGGTGGAGTTGGAAAAGCTCGTGCCGAGACGAATCAAGAGTTTCTAGATCTCGCCTCGCTGGCTGCTTTGGCGAACGTTTACTGCACGTCGGAACCGTACATCGACACCAAGTACGACGTGCACGTGCAGAAAATAGGCAATAACTACAAGGCGTTCAT GCGGAAGAGCATAAGCGGAAATTGGAAGTCGAACACGGGTTCGGCGATGTTGGAGCAATTAGCAGTGAGCGAAAGACACCGAACTTGGGTCGATCATGTGGCCCAATTGTTCGGGGGATTGGACATATGCGCCATCGAGCTGTTGGTCGGAAAGGATGGTCGGGAATACATAATCGAGGTGAACGACAGCGCGTTGTCGTTAATGGGCGATTCGCAAGAGGAGGATCGTCGTCACATTGCGGATCTTGTTACCGCGAAGATGCAG GCATGCTGCCGTCCTCCAAGCATGCTGACGAAAACAGCGTCCAGAGGGTCAATGTCTGGCTCCAGTCAAGCGACGAGCCCTGTTGAAGATCGCACTGCACCACCAACCGCACCACTGGGATCTCACGGAAGTATGGGCTCCATGGCGAGCATAGGAAGCTTAGGGTCCGTGGGGTCCACCACTGCGTTGGCAGGCGACACGACCACTTCCGATAGTCATCATCAACTGCAGCGTCGTGATTCGCAAG CATCACAATCGAGTACAGTGAGCAGTGCTCCTTCGGTCGGTAGACGTCCAGAGGAAGTTCCAACATCGAGAGTACCTTTCCACAGACAGGGCAGTCAATCTCAGAGCGAAGATACCGAGGATACGATGAAAAATCTGCGGAAAACCTTTGCTGGTATCTTCGGTGACATGTAA